Proteins encoded together in one Spartinivicinus poritis window:
- the lptE gene encoding LPS assembly lipoprotein LptE — protein sequence MRITLNNLLGKALITVIAATLMTGCGFQLRGLVEVAPLLSTLKVTTPDNYSQFSRKLVHSLEANNISVSDQAPYTLKVLSNEQERKVASFSGNAQAAEYRVRVTNKYQLENRSGLVIIGPFKAQAERVFLHEPNNAAASASEERLITEELDKDIIRQIQLRLAALSNTDIENAEAEAEAKKLAEEKKKQPL from the coding sequence ATGCGGATTACCCTGAACAACCTGTTAGGGAAAGCATTAATAACAGTGATAGCAGCTACTTTAATGACGGGCTGTGGCTTTCAACTAAGAGGCTTAGTTGAAGTAGCACCACTACTGTCTACCTTAAAAGTAACTACCCCTGATAATTACAGTCAGTTTAGTCGCAAGCTCGTCCATAGCCTGGAAGCTAATAATATCAGTGTGTCTGACCAAGCTCCCTATACACTTAAAGTGCTTAGCAACGAGCAAGAAAGAAAAGTGGCAAGCTTTTCTGGTAATGCTCAAGCAGCAGAATATCGGGTAAGAGTGACCAATAAATACCAGCTGGAAAATCGCTCTGGACTGGTCATTATTGGCCCATTCAAAGCACAAGCAGAACGAGTATTTCTTCATGAGCCTAATAACGCAGCTGCTTCAGCAAGTGAAGAAAGACTTATTACAGAAGAATTGGATAAAGATATTATCCGTCAAATTCAGCTACGCTTAGCCGCACTCAGCAACACAGATATAGAAAATGCAGAAGCAGAAGCCGAGGCAAAAAAACTAGCAGAAGAGAAAAAAAAGCAGCCTTTATAA